From the Desulfosarcina sp. BuS5 genome, one window contains:
- a CDS encoding sulfotransferase family protein, which produces MDNKKHSGFMGPVFIVGMPRSGTKLLKDLLNRHSRIALPEIETEFLPYLVDNLEGSDVLFKYENFAKFYRQAVTWRYFVYQEKKSAVMECQKWYESCGNYTAAGIFEALVRHDAGALAKNIIWGDKSPSYIRHINLINDVYPNARFIHIIRDPRDYCLSIRKAWGKNMYRAAQRWRDDVAKCRNEGRQNVGSRYFEFRYEDLLLDDQVFMIS; this is translated from the coding sequence ATGGATAACAAAAAACATTCGGGATTCATGGGGCCGGTTTTCATCGTCGGCATGCCGAGGTCGGGCACCAAGTTGCTCAAAGATTTGTTGAACAGGCACAGCCGGATTGCCTTGCCGGAAATTGAAACCGAGTTTCTGCCTTATCTTGTCGACAATCTGGAGGGCTCAGATGTCCTATTCAAGTATGAAAATTTTGCAAAGTTTTATCGGCAAGCCGTGACATGGCGATATTTCGTATATCAGGAAAAAAAAAGCGCCGTGATGGAATGCCAAAAATGGTATGAATCATGTGGTAACTACACTGCAGCGGGTATATTTGAGGCACTTGTCAGGCACGATGCCGGCGCCTTGGCTAAGAACATAATTTGGGGCGACAAGTCGCCTTCATACATCCGGCATATTAACTTGATTAACGATGTTTACCCTAACGCGAGATTCATTCACATCATTCGCGATCCACGCGATTATTGCTTATCCATCCGCAAGGCTTGGGGCAAAAACATGTACCGAGCGGCGCAACGATGGCGCGATGACGTAGCAAAATGCCGAAATGAAGGCAGGCAAAACGTCGGTTCAAGATATTTCGAATTCCGTTATGAAGACCTTTTACTCGATGATCAAGTTTTTATGATTAGCTAA
- a CDS encoding IS1634 family transposase gives MYIRRTTIKSRKDGKQYYTYRLVQSERTAKGVSQHTLINLGTAFSLPRDQWPELSSRIQEIISGQQSFFKISEEIEELAQNYAARIIHAQHKNKAENNKPDYREVDVDSLEMFRPRSVSCEHVALEAFVFLKLGEELKALGFNGPQLAAATGTIIGRMCQPGSELATHYWLQNVSGLGELIDYDFNKINLYKMYKISDQLLNNKEAIENHLYLQEKNLFEFQETITLYDLTNTYFEGSSKANKLGKRGHSKEKRSDCPLVTLALVLDSSGFPKRSKVFEGNVSEPSTLKKMIVGLERKNLSQELFKPSKATIVMDAGIATEDNIKWLRENSYPYIVVSRKHHREFNEDEAVVVKQDNDCTVKVQKIIDSENDEVLLYCHSTKREKKEQAINDRFTIRFEKAVSKLESGLHKKGCLKKYDKVLEKIGRLKQQYSKAAKHYKIEVSKNEKNGNAVKILWTRQTLADTKDSLPGVYCLRTTHMEFDEATLWRTYTMLTDLEAVFRSLKSELGMRPVFHQITKRVTGHIFISVIAYHLIHSIRYRLKKTGINSSWSDLRKQLAGQNRVTVSMQCRNDNVVHVRKSTRPESRQQKIYSALGLSSLPGRTMKTTIKKIKVVP, from the coding sequence ATGTATATTAGAAGAACCACAATAAAAAGTCGAAAAGATGGCAAACAATATTACACCTATAGATTGGTTCAATCCGAACGAACTGCAAAGGGAGTCAGCCAGCACACATTAATTAATCTCGGTACGGCTTTTTCTCTGCCACGGGATCAATGGCCAGAATTATCTTCACGCATTCAGGAGATTATCAGTGGCCAGCAGAGTTTTTTCAAAATTTCTGAAGAAATAGAGGAGCTTGCTCAAAATTATGCAGCCCGGATTATTCACGCGCAACACAAAAATAAAGCTGAAAATAATAAGCCGGATTATCGCGAGGTAGATGTAGACAGCCTGGAAATGTTCAGGCCACGCAGTGTAAGCTGTGAACATGTGGCGCTGGAAGCGTTTGTTTTTTTAAAACTTGGTGAAGAACTAAAAGCCCTGGGATTCAATGGCCCTCAGCTCGCAGCAGCAACCGGTACAATAATAGGTCGTATGTGTCAACCAGGTAGTGAACTGGCAACTCATTACTGGCTCCAGAATGTTTCAGGCTTGGGTGAATTAATTGATTATGATTTCAACAAAATTAATCTATACAAAATGTATAAAATCTCTGATCAGCTTCTCAATAATAAGGAAGCCATAGAAAATCATCTATACTTACAAGAAAAGAATTTATTTGAATTTCAAGAGACAATAACCCTTTATGATCTTACCAACACTTATTTTGAAGGCAGCAGTAAAGCAAACAAGCTGGGGAAACGCGGACATTCCAAAGAGAAACGTTCTGATTGTCCACTGGTAACTTTGGCTTTGGTGCTGGACAGCAGTGGCTTTCCCAAGCGCAGCAAAGTATTTGAGGGTAATGTAAGTGAACCGTCAACATTAAAAAAAATGATTGTTGGTTTGGAAAGAAAGAATTTATCCCAAGAGCTGTTTAAGCCCTCAAAAGCGACTATAGTAATGGATGCCGGAATTGCCACTGAAGATAATATTAAATGGCTCAGGGAAAACAGTTATCCATATATTGTAGTTAGCCGAAAACATCATCGCGAATTTAATGAAGATGAAGCAGTTGTGGTAAAACAAGACAATGACTGCACAGTAAAAGTGCAAAAAATTATTGACTCAGAAAATGATGAGGTTTTGTTGTATTGTCACTCTACAAAGCGGGAAAAAAAAGAACAGGCTATTAATGATCGCTTTACCATTCGCTTTGAAAAGGCTGTCAGCAAACTTGAGTCAGGCTTGCATAAAAAAGGATGTCTAAAAAAATACGATAAAGTCCTGGAAAAAATAGGTCGTCTGAAACAGCAATATTCCAAGGCTGCAAAGCATTATAAAATAGAAGTATCTAAAAACGAAAAAAATGGCAACGCTGTTAAGATCCTTTGGACACGCCAAACGCTTGCGGACACAAAAGATAGTTTGCCGGGAGTATATTGTCTCAGAACAACCCATATGGAATTTGATGAAGCTACGCTATGGCGTACATATACAATGTTAACGGATTTGGAGGCTGTTTTTCGTTCACTGAAATCCGAGCTTGGGATGCGGCCGGTTTTTCACCAAATCACAAAACGGGTGACAGGTCATATTTTTATCAGTGTCATCGCTTACCATTTGATACATAGTATTCGTTACCGATTGAAAAAGACGGGGATAAACAGTAGCTGGTCTGATTTGAGAAAACAACTTGCAGGCCAAAATCGAGTAACAGTTTCCATGCAGTGCCGAAATGATAATGTTGTGCATGTAAGAAAAAGCACACGACCGGAATCACGACAACAGAAAATATATTCTGCTTTAGGGTTAAGCTCTCTCCCTGGCAGAACGATGAAAACAACTATCAAAAAAATAAAAGTAGTGCCATAA
- a CDS encoding transposase — protein MKKKGLPKSKRPVKPAFNPEYPKKIQLALLLLENFKKYYPKITVKCVLADALYGSKEFMNGASNILGGVQIISQLKSNQNIRYKGKKKTITDYFNMINKGVNCTIRVRGGEKVNATVSSARLKVDAHDGNVLFVIALKYEGEDEYRYLAATDVSWRTVDIIQAYSLRWLVEVFFEDWKLYEGWGQEAKQYDEEGSSRGLILSLLLDHCLLLHPEQEACIENKTPVFTVGSLQRKTQMDVLMECVKSLLQQQDPGEKLKEMGQVIKKVFRLMPSGKHMSGRTIGRLGPTPSLSRKYCPC, from the coding sequence TTGAAAAAAAAGGGACTCCCGAAGAGTAAGCGTCCTGTCAAACCAGCATTTAACCCTGAGTATCCGAAAAAAATTCAATTAGCCCTGCTCTTACTTGAGAATTTTAAAAAATATTATCCTAAAATTACTGTTAAATGTGTATTGGCTGACGCTTTATACGGTTCAAAAGAATTTATGAATGGAGCCTCTAATATTTTGGGAGGAGTGCAAATTATCAGCCAATTAAAGTCAAATCAAAATATACGATACAAAGGTAAAAAAAAGACAATTACGGATTATTTCAACATGATTAACAAAGGTGTAAATTGCACCATTCGTGTGCGAGGCGGTGAAAAAGTCAATGCAACAGTGAGCAGTGCCCGCCTTAAGGTTGATGCACACGATGGCAATGTGCTTTTTGTGATAGCTCTTAAATATGAAGGGGAAGATGAATACCGTTACTTAGCTGCCACTGATGTGAGTTGGCGCACAGTTGACATTATTCAAGCATATTCTTTGAGATGGCTTGTAGAGGTTTTTTTTGAAGACTGGAAGCTTTATGAAGGATGGGGACAAGAGGCCAAACAATATGACGAAGAAGGATCAAGCCGAGGCCTGATCTTGAGTCTGTTGCTAGACCATTGCCTCCTCCTTCACCCTGAGCAGGAGGCCTGCATAGAGAACAAAACTCCCGTGTTTACCGTGGGAAGTCTGCAAAGAAAAACTCAAATGGATGTTTTGATGGAATGTGTCAAATCTTTGCTGCAACAACAAGATCCCGGTGAAAAACTTAAAGAAATGGGCCAAGTTATCAAAAAAGTTTTCCGACTTATGCCATCGGGAAAACATATGAGCGGAAGAACTATAGGTAGATTGGGGCCAACACCTTCTCTATCACGTAAATATTGTCCTTGCTAA
- a CDS encoding IS4 family transposase, which translates to MDIFNIPKKNFNPQSHARFLKPLQKIFPDTPQLKSRGHRPLKMTFEDQLHALIFFHLQEHESARDLIQHLKEDDFAKECVAPDGGISRSSFSEIINSRGLEQLEYVFQALCSQAQNALPSNYSDLGELVSIDGSLIDAVLSMYWADYRKGAKKAKGHFGFDVNRKIPIKIHLTNGNGAERPFVRSILTKGQTGIMDRGYQSHKDFDLLQDEKKHFVCRIKAKTTRTIIKEQPVDPDSYIFYDAVVLLGTPGVNQTRKPVRLVGYKIAGVKYFVATDRYDLTAEQVATVYKLRWDIETFFKWWKKHLKVYHLIAHSRYGLMVQILAGLITYLLMAIYCHEQFNEPVSIKRIRQLRNTIQNELRTDEKNVWSNNLIIKEQMLYAKT; encoded by the coding sequence ATGGACATATTCAATATCCCAAAAAAGAATTTTAATCCCCAATCTCATGCTCGATTTCTCAAACCTTTGCAAAAGATTTTTCCTGACACGCCACAGCTTAAATCCCGAGGTCACAGGCCATTGAAAATGACTTTTGAAGATCAGCTTCACGCACTGATATTTTTCCATCTACAAGAACATGAATCAGCTCGTGATCTTATTCAACACCTTAAAGAAGACGATTTTGCCAAAGAATGTGTCGCTCCAGATGGAGGGATCAGTCGTAGCAGTTTTTCCGAAATTATCAATTCTCGAGGGCTTGAACAGCTTGAATATGTTTTTCAAGCTCTTTGCAGCCAGGCACAAAATGCTTTACCATCAAATTATTCAGATCTCGGTGAACTCGTTTCCATTGATGGATCTTTAATTGATGCAGTTCTGTCCATGTACTGGGCTGATTACAGAAAAGGCGCTAAAAAAGCAAAAGGCCATTTCGGCTTTGATGTCAATCGCAAGATTCCTATAAAAATTCATCTGACAAATGGAAATGGCGCTGAACGCCCCTTTGTCAGGTCTATCCTTACAAAAGGCCAAACAGGAATCATGGATCGGGGGTATCAATCACATAAGGATTTTGATCTTCTTCAGGATGAAAAAAAACATTTTGTTTGCCGCATCAAAGCGAAAACAACAAGAACTATTATCAAAGAGCAGCCTGTTGATCCCGACAGCTATATTTTTTATGATGCTGTGGTTCTTCTTGGCACTCCTGGGGTAAACCAGACCAGAAAGCCGGTTCGACTGGTTGGTTATAAAATTGCCGGTGTCAAATATTTTGTGGCAACTGATCGTTATGATCTTACAGCCGAGCAGGTTGCAACCGTTTATAAGCTTAGATGGGATATCGAAACTTTTTTCAAATGGTGGAAGAAACATTTAAAAGTGTACCACTTGATTGCTCACAGTAGATATGGCCTGATGGTTCAAATCCTTGCGGGGTTAATAACCTACCTGCTTATGGCCATATACTGCCATGAACAGTTTAATGAACCTGTATCAATAAAGAGGATTCGTCAGCTTAGAAATACCATCCAGAACGAATTACGTACTGACGAAAAAAACGTATGGTCTAATAATCTGATTATCAAAGAGCAAATGCTATATGCAAAAACTTAA
- a CDS encoding IS4 family transposase, which translates to MDIFNIPKKNFNPQSHARFLKPLQKIFPDTPQLKSRGHRPLKMTFEDQLHALIFFHLQEHESARDLIQHLKEDDFAKECVAPDGGISRSSFSEIINSRGLEQLEYVFQALCSQAQNALPSNYSDLGELVSIDGSLIDAVLSMYWADYRKGAKKAKGHFGFDVNRKIPIKIHLTNGNGAERPFVRSILTKGQTGIMDRGYQSHKDFDLLQDEKKHFVCRIKAKTTRTIIKEQPVDPDSYIFYDAVVLLGTPGVNQTRKPVRLVGYKIAGVKYFVATDRYDLTAEQVATVYKLRWDIETFFKWWKKHLKVYHLIAHSRYGLMVQILAGLITYLLMAIYCHEQFNEPVSIKRIRQLRNTIQNELRTDEKNVWSNNLIIKEQMLYAKT; encoded by the coding sequence ATGGACATATTCAATATCCCAAAAAAGAATTTTAATCCCCAATCTCATGCTCGATTTCTCAAACCTTTGCAAAAGATTTTTCCTGACACGCCACAGCTTAAATCCCGAGGTCACAGGCCATTGAAAATGACTTTTGAAGATCAGCTTCACGCACTGATATTTTTCCATCTACAAGAACATGAATCAGCTCGTGATCTTATTCAACACCTTAAAGAAGACGATTTTGCCAAAGAATGTGTCGCTCCAGATGGAGGGATCAGTCGTAGCAGTTTTTCCGAAATTATCAATTCTCGAGGGCTTGAACAGCTTGAATATGTTTTTCAAGCTCTTTGCAGCCAGGCACAAAATGCTTTACCATCAAATTATTCAGATCTCGGTGAACTCGTTTCCATTGATGGATCTTTAATTGATGCAGTTCTGTCCATGTACTGGGCTGATTACAGAAAAGGCGCTAAAAAAGCAAAAGGCCATTTCGGCTTTGATGTCAATCGCAAGATTCCTATAAAAATTCATCTGACAAATGGAAATGGCGCTGAACGCCCCTTTGTCAGGTCTATCCTTACAAAAGGCCAAACAGGAATCATGGATCGGGGGTATCAATCACATAAGGATTTTGATCTTCTTCAGGATGAAAAAAAACATTTTGTTTGCCGCATCAAAGCGAAAACAACAAGAACTATTATCAAAGAGCAGCCTGTTGATCCCGACAGCTATATTTTTTATGATGCTGTGGTTCTTCTTGGCACTCCTGGGGTAAACCAGACCAGAAAGCCGGTTCGACTGGTTGGTTATAAAATTGCCGGTGTCAAATATTTTGTGGCAACTGATCGTTATGACCTTACAGCCGAGCAGGTTGCAACCGTTTATAAGCTTAGATGGGATATCGAAACTTTTTTCAAATGGTGGAAGAAACATTTAAAAGTGTACCACTTGATTGCTCACAGTAGATATGGCCTGATGGTTCAAATCCTTGCGGGGTTAATAACCTACCTGCTTATGGCCATATACTGCCATGAACAGTTTAATGAACCTGTATCAATAAAGAGGATTCGTCAGCTTAGAAATACCATCCAGAACGAATTACGTACTGACGAAAAAAACGTATGGTCTAATAATCTGATTATCAAAGAGCAAATGCTATATGCAAAAACTTAA